GATTCTAAAATAGACAAATGATTAGTAACATGCGCAAGCATCCGCCTGAACGTATCGATGCGCGCGCTCCACCAAGGACGCTTGATAGCCCTTGAGGCTCACGTGCGGCGCCCCTTCATAACCATTCTCAGATTCCATCATCCTTGAGCCAGATATTTATCAATCGATCCCGCTTAGAAGTGATGATAGAGGCCCTTCCAAATACCATGGCCGAGCCATTCCATCCCATCCTGAACCAAACGCTTGCTCCAGCCATGGGGGCTTCCATCCTCCCATTTTGTTGAAAATACTCACCTCATCCCCTAACGATGCCTGGATGCCAGGCGACCTCCGAGATGCCTCCTCGATGCGACACGTCTGCTAGTTCAAATGGAGGTTTGGGATCGACGGGTAGCATGAATTGAAATGGTCCCTGCCGCCCAGCTTAGCCACGATGTTGGATCTCAGAAAGCCCACCTGGTTCAAGACTGGGCAACGGCTTCCCGTTAGGGGGTGAAGAGCACTATCGTTATCAAAATAGATATTTAAATTCAGCATGGTTGCCAGCATTTTATCTATCGCACAAGATTACAGTGGAAATGGAGGGGTCGTATCAGACCATTGTGCATTGAATGGAGGAATCGTCGCCCAGGTAATAGGGCCGGTCCGGGACCATGGCATAGTAGGGTGTACCGGTTTTTTAATCCAGATTAAGGGGGAAAGCATAGCCCCCAATCCGGCAGGAAGGCGACATCGCACCGATAATAAACATTGGTGGCAGATGGCCGTTCGGAAAAGCCTGACTGCCGAGATATTATCTGTTGGACTTCGGGATCGGGGGCATTTCCTCAAGGCCTGAATCGCCGGTGCTAGGGACCCGGGTCCGCCGCTCGCAGCCGTTCGAGCTCCCCTCGGCCTAGGCAACATTCCTCCCGCTTCCCCCTGGGCATTACCGGGCCGAGGATGGTGGTGAACGGGCTACCTTCTTTTAGGATACTATTAACGGCACGGAAATCGCTTCCGCGGGTAACTGATGGTCGTTTTGGTAAAGCCATAGCTGCACTAGGCCCCGCCCATCAGGTAAAAAATCATCAGGGCCCTAGGCCCCTGATCAAGCTCATCGCCGCGGTGACCGAGTGTATAGGGGTGTAGAGATGGTGGTCCATCCCTGTGCCCCCAGGTAAGTCTAGCCTGCTGGCAGGCTAATCATGAAAGAGCATCCATCCGTTCACGTTCACAAGCGGGCCCATTCGTGCCCAGTTGGATCGACCCAATGGCCTTTAGAAAAATGGAAAGGGGTTATGCGTAGGGAGATATCAAGATCAATCGTTCTTGTGAGAGTGTTCTCCTCCCTTGCGCTTGGCCTCCGTCGGCTGGGCCTCCGCTCCCTTGCGACCGGCCTCCGACAGCTTCTCGTGAGTGGACTCTCCCGAGGTGCCGCTCCTCTCCCGCTGGTGAGAGGGATGAGTGCACTCGCGTCCCCGGCACTCATGCTCGGCCTCGCCGCCCTTCTGACCGATCTCCTGGTAAAACTCCTTGCCGTGGGTCTCGGATGTCTTCTCGCCGCCCATGCGGCCGGCCTCGGCCGTGGTCATCTCTCCGCTCTTGGTACGCTTCTTCTCAGCCATGTTTTCACCTTTCCCTTTTTAAGGGAATCGATGCCTCGCATCTCACACTATTAGGTGATTTACCGTTCCTTCTTCGGGGCGAGGTCAAGGGTGACGCTACCATAGGCGTTCAAGACCATCCGCCGATGATGCAGGGATGGGGGAGCAACGACATCGCGCGGTGAACAGACTTAGGCCACAAGGCCGTGATAGGCGAGCCCGGCAT
This genomic stretch from Methanomassiliicoccus sp. harbors:
- a CDS encoding KGG domain-containing protein, encoding MAEKKRTKSGEMTTAEAGRMGGEKTSETHGKEFYQEIGQKGGEAEHECRGRECTHPSHQRERSGTSGESTHEKLSEAGRKGAEAQPTEAKRKGGEHSHKND